Genomic DNA from Nitrosospira lacus:
GGTGCCAATGCCCACCGACACCAACTATGCGGGCGACGTCTTCGGCGGCTGGATCATGGCTCAGGTGGACATTGCGGGCAGTCTGCCGGCGATCCGCCGTGCCCGCGGACGCGTGGCCACGGTAGCGGTGAATTCATTTGTTTTCAAGCAACCGGTATTCGTCGGCGACGTGGTGAGCTTTTATGCCAGCATTGTCAAGGTCGGGCGCACTTCCATCACGGTGGACGTTGCAGTCTATGCCCAGCGAGGACTGCGTCAAGGTGGCGACGAAATATGCATCAAGGTCACGGAGGCGGTATTGACTTATGTCGCGGTGGATGAGAATCGAAGACCGCGAGTTGTTCCGCAGGAATGATGGGCGCCGCAAAAAATTCAAAGTTTTATGCAAGCTCATTTGCCAATTGCCAGCGCTTACAAAATATTGTGACGAAATTTGGATTTTTGCCTGATGTAAAAAATAGGTCAAACTGGAGGTGAAATTGACTAACGGTAAATTCGTCGTGCGCAAGGCCGCTGTCCTGGGAGCCGGTGTGATGGGCGCACAGATCGCGGCGCATCTGATTAACGCCAATGTGGAAACACTGCTGTTCGAGCTCCCCGCTGAGCAGGGAGACGCCAACGCCAATGTGACCAAGGCGGTCGAGAATCTGCAAAAACAGGAACCCGCGCCACTATCGGTTCCCGCGAGGGCAGCCTTTATCCAGCCTGCAAACTATGGCCAGCATCTTGAATGGCTTCGGGATTGCGATATCGTGATCGAGGCCATCGCCGAGCGCATGGACTGGAAAACCGGGCTGTACCAAAAAATAGCGCCATATCTCGGTGCGCACACCATTTTTGCCAGCAACACGTCCGGGCTTTCCATCAACCGGTTGGCACAGGCGTTTCCAGAGAATCTGCGCCACCGTTTTTGCGGTATCCATTTTTTCAATCCGCCGCGCTACATGCATCTGGTGGAGTTGATCGCCTGCGAAGAAAGCGATACCGCGATGCTCGACGACCTGGAAAAATTCCTGGTCACTTATCTGGGCAAGGGGGTAATTCGCGCGAAGGACACCCCTAATTTCATTGCCAATCGCATAGGGGTATTTTCCACGCTCGCCACCATGCATCATGCCAGCGCATTCGACCTGGGATTCGACCTGGTGGATGCTTTGACCGGCCCTCTGATCGGTCGCCCTAAAAGCGCGACCTTCCGCACCGGCGATGTGGTAGGGCTGGATATCCTCGCGCATGTGATCGAAACCATGCGCGATACGCTGCCGGACGATCCGTGGCACCCCTCCTATGCCGTACCTGGCTGGCTGCAAGCCTTGATAGACAGCGGCGCGCTTGGACAGAAAAGCAAGCGCGGGATATATCAGAAAGTAGGCAGGGAAATTCATGTGCTCGATCCTGCCACACAGAAATACCGTCTTTCCGCGGCTACGGCCGACGACGACATAAAGGAATTGCTCAAACGTAAAAATCCCGCGGATAGATTTGCCGCGCTGCGAGCAAACCAGAGCCCGCAGGCGCAATTCCTGTGGGCCCTGTTTCGTGATCTGTTTCACTATTGCGCTGTCCATCTGGCAGTGATCGCCGACAATGCGCGCGATCTTGATTTCGCCATGCGCTGGGGTTTCGGCTGGAATCAGGGGCCGTTTGAAATCTGGCAGGCAGCGGGATGGAACGAGATCGCAGGGTGGATCAACGAGGATATCGCCGCGGGCAAGAGCATGAGCGCAACGCCACTGCCTGACTGGGTCGGGGAGATGGGGCAAGGTGTCAATCGGAGCATCAATCAGGATATACAGGGTGTGCACAGGATGCATGGATCCTATGCTCCGGCATCAAATACGTTCCGCCCGCGCTCAGAATTAGCGGTTTATCAGCGGCAATTGTTTCCGGACCGGCTCTTGGGCGAGGAAGTGC
This window encodes:
- a CDS encoding acyl-CoA thioesterase produces the protein MSNSSDIHTPLPEDRDPILRLVPMPTDTNYAGDVFGGWIMAQVDIAGSLPAIRRARGRVATVAVNSFVFKQPVFVGDVVSFYASIVKVGRTSITVDVAVYAQRGLRQGGDEICIKVTEAVLTYVAVDENRRPRVVPQE
- a CDS encoding 3-hydroxyacyl-CoA dehydrogenase/enoyl-CoA hydratase family protein is translated as MTNGKFVVRKAAVLGAGVMGAQIAAHLINANVETLLFELPAEQGDANANVTKAVENLQKQEPAPLSVPARAAFIQPANYGQHLEWLRDCDIVIEAIAERMDWKTGLYQKIAPYLGAHTIFASNTSGLSINRLAQAFPENLRHRFCGIHFFNPPRYMHLVELIACEESDTAMLDDLEKFLVTYLGKGVIRAKDTPNFIANRIGVFSTLATMHHASAFDLGFDLVDALTGPLIGRPKSATFRTGDVVGLDILAHVIETMRDTLPDDPWHPSYAVPGWLQALIDSGALGQKSKRGIYQKVGREIHVLDPATQKYRLSAATADDDIKELLKRKNPADRFAALRANQSPQAQFLWALFRDLFHYCAVHLAVIADNARDLDFAMRWGFGWNQGPFEIWQAAGWNEIAGWINEDIAAGKSMSATPLPDWVGEMGQGVNRSINQDIQGVHRMHGSYAPASNTFRPRSELAVYQRQLFPDRLLGEEVQYGKTIFETDAVRMWHTVDNAGGTDGDGIAILSFKSKMHTIGSDVLDGVQESIEEAERNWRALVIWQTEPPFSAGANLQKTTERLKSSEPPSALNVLVKRFKKTAQSAVLKAARSLNLADALMAGKLAEVEAMVAQFQQTSQDLRYSTIPTVAAVDGLALGGGCEFVMHCDRAVATMESYIGLVEAGVGLLPAGGGCKELALRAWQDAKDSDPFPLLKNYFQSVATAQLGKSAEHAKELGYLRRADLVVMNRFELLYVAKAQALALAEAGYRPPLRTRNISVAGSTGIATIKGMLVNMLEGNFISEHDYLIGSKIAHVMCGGELTPGSLVDENWFLELERAAFIELLATEKTQARVEHTLKTGKPLRN